The window agttttcccTCACATGAAGGAAAAGGACAGCCATCAATGGCTGCCCCCCTATTTACGAATGGTCGAAAAAACTCCCACTGTTGTGCGATACCCTATGGACACCCATTCGAAGCCccgaatcgttatcgtctacggttccctagtgcctctcacaagagggggtgggacccacccggggcacctgaccgaacaccctgcccaggtgggatccacccttCTCTTGTAAGAGGCACTAGGAAACCGCACgggtcagggaaccgtagacgaaAAAAATTCTCGGCCAAGGGGTTGTCCCTAGaccgtggctgaaggaaaactcggtccttaaTAATGCATAAAAGACTTCTCAAGTATCCAACAAAACAACAAGCATCAACTATACACTATTAATCTAACATGAATCATACTCCTAGCAGTCCTCCTTGGTTAACTGATGTCCGAGGAGCTCCATGATTGAATTTTCCACAACCCATGTGAATCACTATAGGCAGACCCATCAACAGCAAAGAAAACTCAGCAGAAAGTGCAGTTTCATTTTATGACTCCGGCATTCTGCATCTAAGTTCAACTTTTTGACAAGACTCTGACAGTGAATATCATTTGAAAGTTTTTTGTAAATCCAAATCTTCTTTCCTGTGCTTTTAACAAGATATCACCTCTTGGTAAAGTGATCACACAAATTTCAAATCAGATAAAACGAAGAAAGGCTAGAACAACTATTAGCAGTCCACCCTTGCTCCATGGTCTAAAACTTAGATTATCAGCATCAATCAACACAAGATAAGATAGTTCACATGATTCGTATCCTGTCCTGACACAGAACTAGGAAAAAAtgtggttttcaaatgaaaatgaTAATAACATTGAATAAGTGAAATCCATACATCCACAATCCAAACAAAGTAGTAGACTaggagaaaatagaagaacaTAGTTGTTGATTTCAGAAGAGGGAGTCAGCACTAGGAGAATTAAAACAAGTTCTAGAGTTTTGAATAAGCATAAAGAACAGCTGGAGTACATTAGAATTAATGAATTAAAGGTGTTGGGTAGATGAATTAGAATTTAATAAAGGTCCTGAAAATATACAGTATGAGAAATAAGCTCTTGATGGTGGCATGCTGTGTGAAAGGATGAAGTTAGGATTGATGGGAGAAAGCTGTAGTAGTGATCTAGAAGTCGTTTCATAAAGATATAATGGTACAAGTGTTGTTTGAATGGGAATAAGAGGCTACGGTAACAAAGCCCTAAAAAGCAAGCGAGAGGAAGCAATAGGAGATGGGAAGGTTTTACAGAACAGACTTCTCTCACTGTCATAAGTAATCAAGCATCACCACATGGTGTCTCCACAATGAGCAAAACAGCTAGATTACAGAACGCCAAAATAAATATATGATTTCACCATCATCAGTCAACTTGAAGCAAAATTGCTCTCACAAGATAATTCGTGGAGATGGCAAATCAAATTGCATCAAATCTACAACCGGGCGTGGAAGGAGGTGAAGTGTGTATCTTTTATAAATCTACTTAAAACATTAACCGGTATACTccatataaattatttttttggggggagagagagaaagagaaactaaCAGTTATCAGAGAAATCCCTAACCAATTTGATGATCTGAAGAGCCAGGGGCGGGAAttaacaaagaagaagaagacatctTCAACTCACAGATAAACGTCACATCCTCTAGATCCATCGGACAAATACCCAACCCTAGAATTGGATGAAAACGAGACCCTGACCCTACAGTGAACAGACATCAAATGCCTCTTCGTCCTCCACCCCCCGGATTTAAACCTAACCCAACTCACCAGCTTCACATTGAAATTCACTGCCCCAAGGCTCCGATCCGCTGCCATGGACTTGGCAGCATTGTCTTCCACATAGGTCGACGCAGCAGCAAACTTCGCCCGCAATGTTGTCTGGTTCCTCGTCCCCTGATCGAACGGTGGCAGCGACGTCTCCGCGAGGTCTTCACGACCGTATAGCATGTTAACGAAGAAACTGTCGTAGTAGACGCTCAACTTCTTGTTAGGGTTTCGAATTGTGAAGCCCAAATCCCAATTGGCCGTTAGGTTGGATGTGGAGACGTTGAAGTAGGAGACGGATGCCGAGTCAAGTTGAAACTCGGGGACGCGAGGGCGGATGATGAGCCAGATGATTAAGGAGATAGCACCCATGATGACGATCACCACGATAATTGTGATTGTCAAGCTGCGGAGGAAGGTGTCGCACCGTCGTCGCCGCTGGTTGTCTGAGGAAGGACCTGGGTATGTGCTGTAGTATGAGCCTGGGACTGGCGGTGGAGCTGCGTATGGGTAGGCTCTGCCACCAGTGGTGTTGGGGTAGATCGGGTGCTCGTCTGACTGGTACCTAGAAACCATCACCGAAGCAGCCGCAATAGCCCCTGGATTCATCATCGGATACCCTGTCACCGGTTCCGATCGGTCCTTTGCTATCGACTAGCATCCGTACAGGAAGAATAGTTCTttcacagaaagagagagaaagcgaGAAGCTGAAGACTTCAAGAGTTCCACTTCCACTACCAACTTCAGAACTGAGCACAGGAAATAGTTCTTAAGATAGTTCAGTTCccgaaagagaaaaagaaaggagtAGATATCTGAAAATTAATCATCACATGAGAACCATGAGAATGAGATGAAATGCTTTGCTATTGAGTTCGAAAGAGGCACATGGTTTGGTTTGTGTTACTGCTTAGCAGATATGGAGGACACACCTCTCTGGTTATATTCTAGTTCTCACTTGAAAACTAGTGTAATGGACACATGAAATCTGAAGGGATATTGTTCCGTGGATGTAAGCAAATCATCGAATCATCCATATTATATGTTGTGGATATTTATGTTGGCATAGAAGTGCATTGGTGTGTGGAGAATAGATGTACATCTTTGGGTAGCCTTGACCAATCTTATTGCAGTGAAGAAATGCATACGTATATGAAATTGACAAAACTGGGATTGCCCTAGCGAAGGTTGTGATTGTAGGGTCTTGCTACAGGTTCAGATTGACTACCACAATTTTAGGTTCAGTACAGTAGTTGTAGTGTGCACACTGATCAGTTTGAAAAAGACTAAAAATCTATtgcactgattcaccccctcctCTCAGTGCTGAAACTAGTTCAACATTTCCTTCACTTAGCAATTTCTCTATATGAAAAAAGAATATATGGTATCAAGATAAATTTGGAGAAGCCATTTCTCATATGGCTTTTGCGGATGATCTCATCCTATTTGGTAGAGCCAATTGTCAAGAAGCTCAAACCTTGACTTGGGTCCTTGAATGCTACTACAGATTCTCTGATCAGTGTATGTTACTCAGCTCAGTTCAGTCCAAATATTGATTCTTCTCCCAAGAGGAGTCTATTAGAGCGGTTTAAAAATCGAATATGAGACCAAATTCCATAATACTAAAAACTCCTCCCAATCTGCTTGATAAATTGAATATGAGACCGAATTAAAACCCAATACAAAATCGAATGGATTTGGTTCGCTTTTGATGTTGAAAATGTGTTCCTGTTCTCGgcttgatttgattttaattttgacATTCTATGATTTGAACGGAATCAAAACTAAACCAATTGACACTGTTACATAATATGTCTGACCATTCAAACTTATTGGTAGCAGAACATCCACACCGCCTTCGTGGCCCGAGTGGAAAAAGAGAAGTTGCAGATTTCAAACAAgaaatcacatattcacatatACGTTTCATGCTATCTCTTCATGCACAAAGAGGCTCGGAAGGAGAAACAGGCCGTACTTAATGGACAAGGCTCCCGTGTTTAGCaaggtctgggaagggtcaaacgtacgtagccttacccctgtttcaagggaaggagaaaccacTAAGTCAGAATAGGTTTTGTGCTTGTATGAATTCAACTAGGACTAGCTAAAAACCTGAATTCATGAAACAAATTTGTGTGCCAAATACGATTTGTAGCAGAATCGACCATGGTTTCAGTGTACGGTATTAGATCGGGTATCAGTCCCCTACAAAactgatatgataccaatacgaTATCAACATGGATTGGCCGTATCAAACAAACTTGCCTTAGGTTTCCCTTAATAAAAATAGGATTTTGACCGTTTTACCTCTTTCCCGTACCATATCATCAATACGGTATCAGAATCGACAACTAGTAAAACCGTTATGTATCACTCAATGCAGACGATGCGAtacgatacctcaaaccatggaatcaacattaaaaaaaaataaaaaatctctactTTAAGCATATAATTATAATCCCTGCCTTAATATTAACTGTGTAATTAATGTAAGAAAATGTTACATTATGGAATTTATGAATCTGAATATTTAAGGGGAAAAAACTGTGAATTCGGAATTTCAG is drawn from Telopea speciosissima isolate NSW1024214 ecotype Mountain lineage chromosome 1, Tspe_v1, whole genome shotgun sequence and contains these coding sequences:
- the LOC122664710 gene encoding NDR1/HIN1-like protein 10, producing MNPGAIAAASVMVSRYQSDEHPIYPNTTGGRAYPYAAPPPVPGSYYSTYPGPSSDNQRRRRCDTFLRSLTITIIVVIVIMGAISLIIWLIIRPRVPEFQLDSASVSYFNVSTSNLTANWDLGFTIRNPNKKLSVYYDSFFVNMLYGREDLAETSLPPFDQGTRNQTTLRAKFAAASTYVEDNAAKSMAADRSLGAVNFNVKLVSWVRFKSGGWRTKRHLMSVHCRVRVSFSSNSRVGYLSDGSRGCDVYL